A genomic window from Candidatus Andeanibacterium colombiense includes:
- the phoU gene encoding phosphate signaling complex protein PhoU: protein MNTEHTVKAFDEDITRLRGLIAEMGGLAELAIQESLHALVKGDDKLAREVVKRDKKIDALEIEVDKLAVRVIALRAPMADDLREVIAALKIAGVVERIGDYAKNIAKRASAIEHHKQFDPLTLLPAMGEVAAEMVHDVLTAYAARDPVAAREVIARDEKVDAFYESIFRNLVSHMMENPATISSAAQLLFVARSIERIGDHATNVAEMVYFAATGTYVPEVDAETDPGN, encoded by the coding sequence ATGAACACCGAACACACGGTCAAGGCATTCGACGAAGACATCACCCGCCTGCGCGGCTTGATCGCGGAAATGGGCGGCCTTGCCGAACTCGCGATCCAGGAATCGCTCCACGCGCTGGTCAAGGGCGACGACAAGCTCGCCCGGGAAGTGGTGAAGCGGGACAAGAAGATCGACGCGCTCGAGATCGAGGTCGATAAGCTCGCGGTGCGGGTGATCGCGCTGCGCGCGCCGATGGCCGACGACCTGCGCGAAGTGATCGCGGCGCTCAAGATCGCTGGTGTGGTCGAACGGATCGGCGATTACGCGAAGAACATCGCGAAGCGCGCCTCCGCGATCGAGCACCACAAACAGTTCGACCCGCTGACCCTGCTCCCGGCGATGGGCGAAGTCGCGGCCGAAATGGTCCACGACGTGTTGACCGCCTACGCCGCGCGCGATCCTGTGGCCGCACGCGAGGTGATCGCGCGCGACGAGAAGGTCGACGCCTTCTACGAAAGCATCTTCCGCAACCTCGTCAGCCACATGATGGAAAACCCCGCGACCATCAGCAGCGCCGCGCAATTGCTGTTCGTTGCCCGCAGTATCGAGCGGATCGGCGACCATGCGACCAATGTCGCCGAGATGGTCTATTTCGCCGCGACCGGCACTTATGTCCCCGAAGTCGATGCGGAAACCGACCCCGGCAACTGA
- the phoB gene encoding phosphate regulon transcriptional regulator PhoB, with translation MAAPKLLLVEDDPALAELLEYRFQAEGYAVRTTADGDEALILADEDAPDLVILDWMIEGTSGIEVCRRLRRDKATAHVPIIMLTAREAEDDRVRGLETGADDYVTKPFSPRELLARVSAVLRRVRPALAGELLEVGDLKLDPVAHRVERRGSQLSVGPTEYRLLKFFMESPGRVFSRGQLLDGVWGTGSEIEERTVDVHIRRLRKAITIGAAPDPIRTVRSAGYALEAV, from the coding sequence GTGGCTGCACCCAAGCTCTTGCTCGTCGAAGACGATCCCGCCCTGGCGGAACTGCTCGAATACCGCTTCCAGGCCGAAGGCTATGCGGTGCGCACCACCGCGGATGGCGACGAAGCGCTGATCCTCGCGGATGAGGACGCGCCCGATCTGGTGATCCTCGACTGGATGATCGAAGGCACCAGCGGGATAGAGGTCTGCCGCCGCCTGCGCCGCGACAAGGCGACCGCGCATGTCCCGATCATCATGCTGACCGCGCGCGAGGCGGAAGACGACCGCGTGCGCGGGCTCGAAACCGGCGCGGACGATTACGTCACCAAGCCCTTCTCCCCGCGCGAGCTGCTCGCCCGCGTCTCCGCGGTGCTGCGCCGGGTGCGCCCGGCGCTGGCCGGGGAACTGCTCGAAGTCGGCGATCTCAAGCTCGATCCGGTCGCGCATCGCGTCGAGCGGCGCGGCAGCCAGCTCTCGGTCGGGCCGACCGAATACCGGCTGCTCAAATTCTTCATGGAGAGCCCGGGCCGGGTGTTCAGCCGCGGGCAGCTGCTCGACGGCGTGTGGGGCACCGGCAGCGAGATCGAGGAACGCACGGTCGATGTGCATATCCGCCGGCTGCGCAAGGCGATCACGATCGGCGCCGCACCCGATCCGATCCGCACGGTCCGCTCGGCCGGTTACGCGCTCGAAGCGGTGTAG